A region from the Aquimarina sp. ERC-38 genome encodes:
- a CDS encoding IS30 family transposase yields MEHLTLEERYKISALLELKTPKKEIAEQLGRDRSTIYREVGRNADHRSGKYNAELAQRKAQKRHKDKTKHKVFTPSMEKLVCDGLQDHLSPEQIKGRAMLEGTPCVSHERIYQFIWQDKKAGGRTYLCLRNKGRKYQKRGGKQAGRGCIPNRRDITERPRVVDKKERIGDLEIDLVIGKDHRGALVTINDRATGMLRMGHIENKSAREVQVKTEELLEDWKPFIKTITSDNGKEFANHQEIAEELDIDFYFAKPYHSWQRGANENLNGLIRQYFPKGSSFAEITKEAVEKVENILNNRPRKRFGYKTPNEVYATFINKTQTVAFIT; encoded by the coding sequence ATGGAACATTTAACGCTGGAGGAAAGGTACAAAATATCAGCGCTTTTAGAACTTAAAACCCCTAAAAAGGAAATAGCAGAACAGTTGGGTCGGGATCGCTCTACTATATATAGGGAAGTAGGACGCAATGCTGATCACCGAAGTGGGAAGTACAATGCTGAGCTAGCCCAAAGAAAAGCCCAAAAACGCCATAAGGATAAAACAAAGCATAAGGTTTTTACCCCTTCCATGGAGAAGCTTGTTTGTGATGGGCTTCAAGACCACCTTAGCCCGGAACAGATCAAAGGAAGGGCTATGCTAGAGGGGACCCCTTGTGTATCGCATGAACGTATTTACCAGTTTATATGGCAGGATAAGAAAGCAGGCGGGAGAACATACCTTTGTTTGCGTAATAAGGGAAGGAAGTACCAGAAAAGAGGCGGTAAGCAAGCAGGTAGGGGGTGCATCCCTAATAGAAGGGACATAACAGAACGCCCCCGGGTAGTAGACAAAAAAGAAAGGATAGGTGACCTTGAGATTGACCTGGTGATAGGTAAAGACCATAGAGGTGCCCTTGTCACTATAAACGATAGGGCTACAGGGATGCTAAGGATGGGACATATAGAAAACAAATCAGCCCGGGAAGTCCAGGTGAAAACGGAAGAACTACTGGAAGATTGGAAGCCCTTTATTAAAACTATTACCAGTGACAACGGGAAGGAGTTTGCAAACCATCAGGAAATAGCAGAGGAGCTTGACATTGATTTCTACTTTGCAAAACCCTACCATAGCTGGCAAAGGGGTGCCAATGAAAACCTCAACGGGCTGATAAGGCAGTATTTCCCAAAAGGTAGTAGCTTTGCAGAGATAACTAAGGAAGCGGTAGAGAAAGTAGAAAACATTTTAAACAATAGGCCTAGGAAAAGGTTCGGGTATAAAACACCCAATGAGGTATACGCAACTTTTATCAACAAAACCCAAACTGTTGCATTTATAACTTGA
- a CDS encoding AraC family transcriptional regulator, with product MNFKENTPFHYPLLFLLAFCTQVQAQKVADSLKNVSYDYMWERYYADTTRAAKVIYTDAIIARTKKEGDTATLIGGYELRSYLYRKNNRDKYLSYLDSIIGLGTITPAYLQPEKAFSEKALFYYKRRNLKKSLENFLKANQFDKKNSKIITYQILWSLAKIKYQLGDKIAALDLYKKNLEDVQKRNSKSKIEELQILFNMSTLYNELGKLDTANYYIDTGLQISKNIENSYHYYNFLANKGINFYYQKNFERSEELLKSSLDSLQRIANKAHVHLYLGKINKELKYSAESLKNLKIADSITDQLRVTDSFYREIYVELIDYYKSRDDLNNQFLYLKKLIKIDSINHNNQIYLNKNLYTDYEIPKLKSERDRIILEIKQKDQKKRIWIIALLAVSILILFGFIYQYQKKKSYQTKFLALVNDRDNHKTEAITKYIKKSSDQIDISEDIINHILVGLQQFEINNDYIKPELTLIVLAKQLKTNSKYLSKVISIKKEKTFVQYINDLRITYAIKKLKDDLSFRKYTLLAIANEIGFKKTESFTKAFKKKAGITPSYFINELKKHPNS from the coding sequence ATGAATTTTAAAGAAAATACGCCATTTCACTACCCTTTACTCTTTTTACTTGCATTTTGTACTCAGGTACAAGCACAAAAAGTTGCAGATTCTCTTAAAAATGTATCTTATGACTACATGTGGGAACGCTATTATGCAGATACTACTCGTGCTGCTAAAGTTATTTATACAGATGCCATTATTGCTAGAACTAAGAAAGAGGGGGATACTGCCACGTTAATAGGAGGGTATGAATTGCGGTCTTATTTGTACCGAAAAAATAATAGAGATAAATACTTATCGTATTTAGATAGCATTATTGGACTAGGAACAATAACTCCTGCATATTTACAACCGGAAAAAGCTTTTTCTGAAAAAGCTCTATTTTATTATAAAAGAAGAAATTTAAAAAAATCTTTAGAAAATTTTCTAAAGGCAAATCAATTCGACAAAAAAAATAGCAAAATTATCACTTATCAAATTTTATGGTCTTTAGCTAAAATTAAATATCAATTGGGTGATAAAATCGCAGCCTTGGACTTATACAAGAAAAATTTAGAAGATGTCCAAAAAAGAAACTCTAAAAGTAAAATTGAAGAATTACAAATTCTATTTAATATGTCTACTTTATATAATGAATTAGGAAAATTGGATACCGCTAATTATTATATAGATACTGGACTACAAATTTCAAAAAATATTGAGAATAGCTATCATTATTACAATTTTTTAGCAAACAAGGGCATAAATTTTTACTATCAAAAAAACTTTGAAAGAAGTGAAGAATTGCTTAAATCTTCATTAGATTCCTTACAAAGAATAGCAAATAAAGCGCATGTCCATTTATACTTAGGTAAAATTAATAAGGAATTAAAATATTCTGCTGAAAGTTTAAAAAATTTAAAAATTGCCGATAGTATAACAGATCAATTAAGAGTCACTGATTCTTTTTATAGAGAAATATATGTGGAATTAATAGATTATTATAAGAGTAGAGATGATTTAAATAATCAATTTTTGTATTTAAAAAAATTAATTAAAATTGATAGTATTAATCATAATAATCAAATTTATTTAAACAAAAATTTATATACAGATTATGAAATTCCTAAACTTAAATCAGAAAGGGATCGAATTATTTTAGAGATTAAACAAAAAGATCAGAAAAAGAGAATTTGGATTATTGCTTTACTAGCTGTCAGTATTTTAATTCTATTCGGATTTATTTATCAATACCAAAAGAAAAAAAGCTATCAAACTAAGTTCTTAGCATTAGTAAATGATAGAGACAATCACAAAACTGAAGCTATAACTAAATATATAAAAAAATCATCTGATCAAATAGATATTTCGGAGGATATTATAAATCATATTTTAGTAGGTTTACAACAATTTGAAATCAATAATGATTATATAAAACCTGAACTTACTTTAATAGTTTTAGCTAAACAATTAAAAACAAATAGTAAATATCTATCAAAGGTAATTTCGATAAAAAAAGAGAAGACATTTGTTCAATATATCAATGATTTAAGAATAACTTATGCTATAAAGAAACTTAAAGATGATCTTAGTTTTAGAAAATACACGTTACTAGCAATAGCAAACGAAATAGGTTTTAAAAAAACGGAATCATTTACTAAAGCTTTTAAAAAAAAAGCTGGAATTACTCCATCCTATTTTATAAATGAATTAAAAAAACATCCGAATTCGTGA
- a CDS encoding T9SS type A sorting domain-containing protein, which yields MQINTLTSKRRVLGCVLSALGFTTAIMAQTTPPQQGPVLKGHQLYKMSKIYDSESGAIEKKPQKVADRAIDRLEHEFNMVKNPYTNQIPENIKNLERNFSENIEEGTDFKTKSKLKNGDYSYFKSRGPFNVGGRTRALAIDVNDENIILAGGVSGGLWRSENSGVTWSKVSNVEGDSQSITYIIQDTTSLDNKTWYYGSGEFFGNSASASSSAPYQGNGVYKSIDGGLSWKILDATNDNSVVDTNTDFDLISRLAINPINSDLYVSTTTGIQKSSDKGLTFDKVLDTGDDNSWTDVVSSPSGKLYATVEFSAPSNKGFFTSADGETWTNITPEGLESFGRVKIEIDPNNENTVYFFARNTLADAYLFRYNVVDSSYTDLTANIPRTIGAPVGNLNLQFGYNMVCEVKPGDPNFIILGGTNLYRSTTGYTTPAGQESWIAGYSPVNDISTYTNQHPDQHMLIYYPSNPDKVLSGNDGGVYITEDITTANSGVEPVSWIDLNNGYLTTQPYHVSFDPSANSDDLIAGFQDNSTWYTNSTNSTANWVDLFSGDGSYSAIADGGLTRYVSSQRGRIFRFNYDENGIQTAFTRIQPEGAGSLSFVAPFILDKNNDNIMYLPNGNTIWRNNNLDEVPLFSNSLATEQWSIITSSVVASGNIVSLDVSKYPVANRLYYGTSTGLVYRMDNANLDNQPAIDISTGKGLPAGNVNDINVDPSNPDRVIITFSNYGIPSLFFTKDGGETWTDISGNLEENPDGTGNGPSVRSTAFFGSDTGVLSSLVDEVFAATSTGVYYTLKIDGANTKWYREPFVTNGTVADEIVTRKDGFIAVATHGNGVFSAKLPIIGREFPESNLSVINTLDDITAFVDEDPDSIKVNINNLFLQSQGLPIEIEITNTNSDFVTVNRKNDSLVISYLPNNKGSATIGLIATSNGEQVSTGFTLRVLEVPIYEQNDISISTLPSQFFTDFDGLVQAADDFTIPEGYNWEIEGLLAFGSGRNGPPLNDVRVIIYEDDEGVPGNEIFDSEVVTPVSERFNPNIEVTFDNKIKLNSGDYWISIYAILPFRPNIQQWSWETQDAGIGRESHIRDENDIFGAGAINWTVASLAFGRPGPLDQKFQIFGNIEEGGVLSVDTPLVTINNSIRVSPNPSNGIFTFSFADSLTKKNSTNTSLEVYNILGTKVYYKDNITTTTDFIWDASDMTTGLYLAKIGGKIFRVLKK from the coding sequence ATGCAAATCAATACACTTACGTCAAAACGTAGGGTGTTAGGTTGTGTATTATCAGCTCTAGGTTTTACTACAGCTATAATGGCACAAACTACTCCTCCTCAGCAAGGTCCGGTATTAAAAGGACATCAACTGTACAAAATGTCAAAAATTTATGACTCCGAATCTGGTGCCATTGAAAAGAAACCACAAAAGGTGGCTGACCGTGCCATAGATCGTTTAGAGCACGAATTTAATATGGTTAAAAACCCATATACAAACCAAATTCCGGAAAACATTAAGAATTTAGAAAGAAATTTTTCCGAAAATATTGAAGAAGGTACAGATTTTAAAACCAAGTCCAAATTAAAAAATGGTGATTATTCTTATTTTAAAAGTAGAGGTCCATTTAACGTTGGGGGCAGAACCCGTGCTTTGGCAATTGATGTAAATGATGAGAATATTATTTTGGCTGGTGGGGTATCCGGTGGTTTATGGAGATCCGAAAATAGTGGAGTGACCTGGAGTAAGGTCTCAAATGTTGAAGGCGATTCTCAAAGTATTACTTATATTATCCAAGATACTACATCACTAGATAATAAAACTTGGTATTATGGATCAGGTGAGTTTTTTGGGAATTCTGCAAGTGCATCTTCCAGCGCTCCTTATCAGGGGAATGGTGTTTACAAATCTATTGATGGTGGTTTAAGTTGGAAAATCTTAGATGCAACAAATGATAATAGTGTGGTTGATACTAACACAGATTTTGATTTAATATCACGTCTTGCTATTAACCCTATTAATAGTGACTTATATGTATCTACAACAACAGGAATTCAAAAATCATCTGATAAAGGTTTGACCTTCGATAAGGTCTTAGATACTGGAGATGACAATAGCTGGACAGATGTAGTAAGTTCTCCTTCCGGAAAACTTTATGCTACAGTAGAGTTTTCAGCTCCTTCGAATAAGGGTTTCTTTACATCAGCTGACGGAGAGACATGGACTAATATTACTCCGGAAGGATTAGAAAGTTTTGGACGGGTTAAGATTGAGATAGATCCAAATAATGAAAATACAGTTTATTTTTTTGCAAGAAATACTTTAGCCGATGCTTATTTATTTAGATACAATGTAGTGGATAGTTCTTATACAGACCTAACAGCAAACATTCCTAGAACTATTGGCGCGCCTGTAGGGAATTTAAATTTACAATTTGGATATAATATGGTTTGTGAAGTAAAACCCGGGGATCCTAATTTTATTATTTTGGGAGGAACTAATTTATATCGATCTACTACGGGTTATACTACACCTGCTGGTCAGGAAAGTTGGATCGCTGGATATTCACCTGTAAATGATATTTCTACTTATACTAATCAACATCCGGATCAACATATGTTAATATATTACCCATCTAACCCAGATAAAGTTTTATCCGGAAATGATGGAGGAGTATATATAACTGAAGATATTACTACTGCCAATAGTGGTGTGGAACCCGTATCCTGGATTGATTTAAATAATGGCTATTTAACAACACAACCTTATCACGTTTCTTTTGATCCAAGTGCAAATAGTGATGATTTAATTGCTGGTTTTCAGGATAATAGTACCTGGTATACAAATTCAACAAACTCAACTGCTAATTGGGTGGATTTATTTTCAGGAGATGGTTCTTACAGTGCAATTGCTGATGGAGGGTTAACGAGATATGTTTCTTCACAGAGAGGTAGAATATTTCGATTTAATTATGATGAAAACGGAATACAAACTGCTTTTACAAGAATTCAACCAGAAGGTGCAGGTAGTCTAAGTTTTGTAGCTCCTTTTATTCTAGATAAGAATAACGATAATATAATGTATTTACCGAATGGGAATACAATTTGGAGAAATAACAATTTAGATGAGGTGCCTTTATTTTCTAATTCTTTAGCCACTGAACAATGGTCTATTATAACCTCTTCAGTAGTAGCCTCTGGAAACATTGTTTCATTAGACGTTTCAAAATATCCAGTGGCAAATCGATTATATTATGGTACAAGTACTGGCTTAGTGTATCGTATGGATAATGCCAATTTGGATAATCAACCTGCCATAGATATAAGCACAGGTAAAGGTTTACCTGCTGGTAATGTAAATGATATCAATGTAGATCCATCTAATCCGGATAGGGTTATTATTACTTTCTCTAATTATGGAATACCTAGTTTATTTTTTACGAAAGATGGAGGAGAAACCTGGACAGATATTAGTGGTAACTTAGAAGAAAACCCAGATGGAACGGGTAATGGCCCTTCCGTACGGAGTACTGCCTTTTTTGGCAGTGATACGGGAGTCCTATCATCTTTAGTAGATGAAGTATTTGCAGCAACAAGTACCGGGGTGTATTATACTTTAAAGATTGATGGAGCAAATACAAAATGGTATCGAGAGCCTTTTGTTACTAATGGAACAGTAGCAGATGAAATCGTAACTCGTAAAGATGGTTTTATTGCTGTAGCTACTCATGGAAACGGTGTATTTAGCGCAAAATTACCAATTATTGGAAGAGAATTTCCAGAATCCAATTTAAGTGTAATTAATACGTTAGATGATATTACTGCATTTGTTGATGAAGATCCGGATTCTATTAAAGTTAATATCAATAACTTATTTTTACAATCACAGGGATTACCAATAGAGATAGAAATTACAAATACTAATTCTGACTTCGTGACTGTTAATAGAAAAAATGATAGTCTGGTAATTTCATATCTTCCAAATAATAAAGGTTCTGCAACAATTGGTCTTATCGCTACCTCTAATGGAGAACAGGTTTCTACTGGATTTACCCTTAGAGTTCTAGAGGTACCGATTTACGAACAAAATGATATTTCAATTTCTACCTTACCGTCACAATTCTTTACAGATTTTGATGGTTTAGTTCAGGCAGCTGATGATTTCACAATTCCAGAAGGTTATAATTGGGAGATCGAAGGTTTATTAGCGTTTGGCTCCGGAAGAAACGGACCACCGTTAAATGATGTTAGGGTAATTATTTATGAAGATGACGAAGGAGTTCCAGGCAATGAAATTTTTGATAGCGAAGTGGTAACACCTGTATCTGAACGATTTAATCCTAATATTGAAGTGACATTTGACAATAAAATAAAGTTGAATAGTGGAGATTATTGGATATCCATTTATGCAATACTACCTTTTAGACCTAATATACAACAATGGTCTTGGGAAACACAGGATGCAGGAATAGGAAGGGAATCTCATATTAGAGATGAGAATGATATATTTGGAGCAGGCGCAATTAATTGGACAGTAGCTTCGTTAGCTTTCGGAAGACCTGGTCCTTTAGACCAAAAGTTTCAGATTTTTGGAAACATTGAAGAAGGGGGTGTTTTATCAGTAGACACACCATTAGTCACTATCAATAATAGTATTAGAGTTTCACCTAATCCTTCAAATGGAATATTTACATTTTCTTTTGCAGATTCCTTGACTAAAAAGAATAGTACTAACACTTCTTTAGAGGTATATAATATTTTAGGTACTAAAGTATATTATAAAGATAATATTACAACCACTACAGATTTCATATGGGATGCTTCTGATATGACTACCGGGTTATATTTAGCTAAAATCGGTGGAAAAATATTTAGGGTATTGAAGAAGTAG